From the genome of Sediminibacter sp. Hel_I_10:
TATACCTATGCTGATGGTACTTCAAAAACGGAAACCTATCCAGCACAAATTTGGAGATATAACGATAGTGAAGTGAGTAAAGCAATCGCGTCTGAAAAAGAAATAGTATCTATTAAATTAGATCCTAATGAAGAGACGGCAGATATAGATACCTCAAATAACTCTTGGCCAAAAGAAACTGAACAAAGTGATTTTGATAAGTTTAAAGAAAAGACTAAAGACTAATTATAAAACTTAATCAATAAGAAAAAGCCAACTTTCAGAGTTGGCTTTTTTTATGGATCAAGTTAAAGCGGATCACATGTGATATAACTAAGATTTTGGAGTAAAAATTTAATGCTTTAGAAAAATTAAAGCCTGCGGTAATTAATTTAAGAATAGTTTTATTTTATTTCATAAGCAACTCAGTATATTTGCAATGTGATACAGTTAACAACATTCTTATTTATCGGCACTACAGAAGTTATATTTATACTTCTAATTGTGGTCATGGTCTTTGGTGCAGATAAGCTACCAGAGATTGCACGGGGTATGGGTAAGGGAATGCGAATGCTGAGAGATGCTTCAACAGATATTAAATCTGAAATCACAAAAACCGTCGATAAGCAAGGGATCAATACCAACATCACCAAAGATGTTACGGACGAGATCAACAAAGTGAAGGACGATTTAGAAAAATTTACTGGCTCAGTAAGTAGAGGTCCAAAAAATGGACTTTAGAAGTCAGACAATCTGCAATTAATACAAATTCCTATCAATTTTCCTTTTTCCGACTAATGGTTAATCCATCTCTTATGGGTAAAACAACCGTTTCAATTCTACTGTCATTTTTAAGTAGGCTGTTATAGTCTACCACAGCTTTCGTTGAGATGTCCTTTTCATCTAAAGGTTCAACGACTTTGCCATGCCAAAGCACATTATCTGATAAAATAATTCCTCCTGGATTTAATTTATCGATGATGAGATGAAAATAGTTGCTGTAATTGGGCTTATCGGCATCAATAAAAATAAGATCAAAGTTTTGTGTGAGTTGCGGAATCACATCTAAGGCACTGCCCAAGTGCTGATGTATTTGAGCACCATAAGCAGATTTGTCAAAGTATTTCCGTTGAAAATCAAAAAGCTCTTCATTGATGTCAATGGTGTGAATTTCACCATCTGGTTGCAATCCTTCAGCTAAACATAAGGTGGCGTAACCTGTAAAGGTGCCTATTTCTAAAATGGTCTTAGGCTTTATTAATTTTGAAATCATGCTCAAAACCCTACCTTGATAAGCACCGCTTAGCATGATGGGTTGAAGAATTTTCAAATGGGTTTCTCTTGTGAGCTGCTGTAATAAGTCTGGCTCATCTTGAGAATGGGAAACAATGTACTGGTCTAGTTGATCTGGTAAAAAATTCATCTTAGTTTCCCAAAATTCTATTTACTAAAGATGTCTTGGCCTTTTCATCCTTACCGCAAAGCCACCTAATCACGTTATCTTCCCAAATGGCATTCTTTTCGTCTTCAGTAATGATGTCACGTTCCATAGCCAAATCTAAAATTTTACCAGGATAAGAAGATTGCTTGATGCTTTCCATTTCCCCGAGAGGATAAGGATCGTCTAAGCCCATTAAGACTTGTTTAGAGCCTTGGTTTTTAATTAATAGCTGTAGACCTCCAGTATCGTGTACAAGCGTATCAAAAAAGATGTTAGGATGTCCTACCGCTTTTCTGGGGTGGCTTTTACCTTCAAACAAGTCTGGTCTACCATCAAATCCTTGAATTCGTCTGCCTAAGTTAATTTGTGCCAACTGTCCGCCGTGGGCAAAGCACGTACGCATGTTAGGATATTTATCTTGATACCCATTTAAAGTTAAGAAGTGATAGGCATCTGCACATTGTGCCAACATCCAAATTAAATGAAAACGCCAAGCAGTATTTTCTAATTTGATAAATTTCTCACCATCATAAGGATGAACTTCTACGGCAAGGTTATATTTATCGGCCAATTCAAATATAGGTTCGTTCTCTTCGTCAAAAATACAACGCCACGTTCCTATGGTATCCATATAATGGGTTGGTAAGCACAGCAATTGAAGGCCTAATTCTTCAACACAGCGTTCTATTTCCCAACACGCACCTCTCACAAAGCCAGGATGTACCACAAAGCCACAAGTAAACTTACTCGGATTCTCACGCTGAATTTTAGCGTTAAAATCATTCTGAAATCGAAGCGCTTGTTTCATCTCTTCAACTCTCAGACCATTTCCGTAGAGTTGAGATAAATTTAAAACTACGGCATGATCAAGATGAAAACGCTCCATCCAAGCTAATTTTTCATCTAAAAAGAAACTAGAATCGGTAATAGGACGATTCCAGTCTTTCTGTAGCATGAATTTTCGGTCTTTATCTACCCAAAAAATGCCTTTGTCTTTCATAAACTGAGGAATTTCCTCAGGATAGGGAAGCAAATGGGAATGGCCGTTTATTCGTAGTTTTCGTTTTTCCATGTGTGATGCTGTGTGTTCCTGTATGTTTCAGAAAAGCATTAATAATTTGCTATTGTTCTAGTTGTACTTTTTTTGGTGGTTGCATGACCTCTCCGCAATTAGGGCATTTGCGCTTGTCTTTGTCATTATAGTATTTGTCGAAAATTTTAGGCATATCGGTCTCTATGTTTTCAACAGTAAAATCTTCCTCATACAATTTCGTAGTGCAATTTTCACAGAACCAAAGTAACGCGTCACGCATACCGCCTGGTCTCTTGTACTCGATAACTAAACCCACTGTATTAGCGCCACGTTGTGGAGAATGTGGCACTTTTGGTGGCAGAAGATAGATGTCACCTTCTTTAATATGCACATCTTTTGGTGTGCCATTATCAATAATTTTTAGAACCATATCACCTTCAACTTGGTAGAAAAACTCAGGTGTTTCGTTGTAGTGATAGTCTTTTCGACTGTTAGGTCCGCCTACAACCATCACAATAAAGTCACCATCTTTCCAAACTACTTTATTGCCAACGGGTGGTTTTAAAAGGTGTCGGTTTTCTTCAATCCAAGCTTTAAAATTTATAGGAGATACTAAATTGCTCATCGTGATTTGTGTTTTGAGTTTTACAGTAATTGCTGTACTAATATACAAAAAGCATACACTCCCAAAACATTCAGGACTCCTGAAAGCATTAGGGTGTTGCTTATTAATTAAAGGCTTTTGGTACGGCCACCATCAACCGGTAAATTGATACCGCTAATATAGCCTGCTCTTGCACTTGCCAAAAAGGTAATAGCGTCTGCCAATTCCTCTGGTTCTGCAAAGCGTTTGGCAGGAACGGCATTCTTCATACCTTCTGCGGCTTCATCTACTGATGTTCCTGTTTTTGCCGATTTATTCTTTATAATCTCTGTTAAGCGTTCTGTGCCAGTTGCTCCAGGAAGAACGTTGTTTACGGTAATCCCAAATTGACCAAGCTCATTGGCTAAGGTCTTGCTCCAATTGGCAACTGCACCTCTAATGGTATTGCTTACTCCTAAACCATCTAGTGGTTGTTTTACCGAGGTGGAAATAACGTTTACAATACGTCCATAGTTTTCCGATTTCATAAAAGGGACAAGCGCCTGAACCAAAACGTGGTTGCATTTTAAATGCTGTGTGAAGGCACTTTCAAATTCGGAAATTTCCGCAGAAAAAACTGGTCCGCCTGCTGGTCCGCCAGTATTATTGACCAAGATGTGGAAGCCATGGTTTGTATTGACATAAGCCTCTACTTTGTCCTTTAATTCCATAGGGTTTGAGAAATCGGCAACAATATAATCATGATCTCTATGTTGAGGTAGTTCTGCAAGTGTTGCCTTTAACTTATCTTCATTTCTGGCAATTAAGGTTATTTGTGCGCCTTCTGCCGCTAGAGCCATTGCTGTAGCTTTACCAATACCTGCGGTGCTTCCGCAGACGAGAGCGTATCTATTATTGAGTTCTAAATTCATATTTTTTTTGCCGAAGCAATTGTATTTAAATTTATAATTAAAGAATGCTGTTTAGTTGCATTAACGTTGTCTTATTCAACATCATTTGACAGAAACTAGACTAATATTTTATACAGACATTTTTTGCCTCTGTAAAAAAGCGTAGGGCTTCAAAACCACCTTCACGCCCAACACCTGAAGCTTTTACGCCGCCAAAGGGTGTGCGCAAATCGCGCATCATCCAGGTGTTTACCCAAACAATGCCGGCTTGTAATTGATTGCTCATTCGCATGGTTCGTTTTAAATCATTGGTCCATAGTGTTGCCGAAAGCCCGTATTTTACTTTGTTTGCCATATCCAATACCTGGTCTTCAGTTTGAAATGGCATGAGTGTTACTACGGGACCAAAAATTTCCTCTTGGTTTACTCTGCACTCATCACTTTTGACTTCAATAACTGTTGGCTCCAAATAATAGCCGTTCTCATAACCTTTTAGTTGCACTTGATGGCCACCACAAAGTATGGATCCGCCTTCTTCTTTGGCAATCTCAATGTACTTCTTTACTTTTTTTAAATGCGGTTTTGAAACCAATGCACCTATGTTTGTACTTTGATGTGATGGATGCCCAACTTTTAGAGCTTTTACTTTATGAACGAAGTCTGTTTTAAACCTTTCATAAATTGAGTTCTCAACAAAAATGCGACTTCCGCAGAGGCAAATTTGACCTTGATTGGCAAAAGAGGAGCGTACGGTTGTGTCAAGCATATCGTCATAATCACAATCTGCAAAAATGATGTTTGGGTTTTTTCCGCCTAACTCTAAAGACAGTTTTTTAAACATTGGGGCGGCTACTCTTGCAATATGTGCACCTGTAGAAGTGCCTCCGGTAAAGCTTATGGCTTTAATGCTTGGGTGTTCAATAATGGCTTGGCCAGTGGATGTTCCTAAACCATGTACGATATTTAGAACCCCTTTAGGTAAACCAGCATCATTACAAATCTCTCCCAACAAATACGCCGTCATTGGCGTAATTTCGCTAGGTTTTGCTACTACACAATTTCCTGCTGCTAGTGCTGGAGCGATCTTCCAAGTAAAGAGATAGAGTGGGAGGTTCCACGGTGAAATACAACCAACGACGCCAATAGGCTGGCGTAAGGTATAATTTATGGCATCTTGACCAACACTGTCATGGCTTTCACTAGAGAACTGGGTGATGGCATTTCCGAAGAAACGAAAGTTACTGGCAGCTCTAGGAATATCGACGGTTTTTGCCAATGAAACCGGCTTTCCATTGTCTTTACTTTCAGCTTCTGCAAAACGTTGCAGATTGGCTTCTAATGCTTCGGAAATTTTAATAAGAATTCTACTTCTTTCTTCCAATGTTGTTTTTGACCAAGAAGGAAAAGCAGAGGCTGCGGCCTGATAAGCGCTCTCAACATCAAGCTTTGACGAGTTTGGTATTTGACCATACACCTCACCATTTGAAGGATTAAAATTATCTAACCATTGGTTGTCAATAGGATTTTGAAAACTTCCGTTTATATAATTTTTGATGTTCATATTATAGGCTCTCACACATGTAAATTAATAGAATACCGTCATAAAGCAATCGTTTTTTCTTAGCCTCTAGGTAGCTATTAAACTCACCTTTATTGTTGTCCATATCTTTGCTGTCGGTCATCAATTTTTCGGTAAACTCTTTTTTGTTTCTATCTAAATCTGCTCTTTTTTTCCAGCTTAACAACACATATTGGCAATTTGTAGAGACCTTTTGATTACTGATAAACTTACACTCAGGATTGCCTGGTTTGATGATATTAAATGCTTCTGGTGACAATTCAAGAAGTCGATCACTAGTATTAAACTCTAGAAAGTCAATGATGGTAATCTTTTTAATTTCATCAAGATTCACCGTTTTGATGTATGCTTTTGAGGTCGCATCTTTAGTGACGTCACCTATTCTTATCGGCATGATGAATTCAAAAATGGTGACTTGGTCTTTTTTTAAAAAGGATTTGAACGCATCGTCTTGGTGATAGAATTTATTGAAATTATCATAACTATTATGATATAAGTACCCTTGTATGGTGTCACCGGCATTAGAGATGAGCCTCAAATTAAAGCGGTACGAATTTCCTGCGTCACCAAAGGATAATTTAAAGACGAGTAATAGAATTACTAATGGAAAATATTTCATTGCTCTTTTTTATAAGCCATTACTTTGATCTCAACCACTAAATCTGGATGGGGCAATTGATGCACAGCAACCGTGGTTCGGGTTGGGCCTGTTTCTTTTTCAAAAAATTCGGCATAAGCTTTATTGTAGCCTGCAAAATCGTTCATGTTTACTAGAAATGAAGTGACATCAACTACGTCCTTTAGGCTTGCTCCAACAGTATTGAGGTTTTTATCAATATTTTTAAGGACTTCACGGGTTTGAACTTCTGCATTTAAGCGCTTTGTACCCATGTCATCAATAATATCTACTCCCGCAATGGAATTATCGGGTAAGCGAGAACTCGTTCCTGAAACAAAAATAAAGTCACCAATACGCTTTACGTGAGGGTAAGCGCCTCTAGGAGAAACATTAGTTCCCTTTGTTTCAGAATTATGGGTTGTATCTGTATTCATAACTTTCACCCTATTATTACGCTTCCAGAAGGGAAGCGGTTCTTGCATGGGTTGGCAAGAATTTTATTAAAATGCATTACAATCTTTTTTTTTTTTTTACAGCCAGTTGCGTATGGTTGATTAGGCTAATCCAGCAATTTTATCATCCTCTAGAATCGCTGTAGTTTCTAATTGTACTTTTTCTAATATGATTTTCAAATCATCATCAGGTTTGATATCGCCGTCTGATAACATATTTAAAATTGCCTTATCCTGAGCGCGACCTTTAAGCATGGCTTCTCTATACCCAATATCTTCATTAAAGGTAACTAAGGAATATTTAGAAGAATACGCTTTCGGAAAGGTTTTCTCTAAAGCCATTTCTATTTTTCTTTTTTCTTGAAAGATAGGATTTGCTACATGATCTTTCATCTCGTAAAAATTATCAATGGCTAAATCTGCAATAGCATCCGTATCTTTTTTACGTCGCTTTTCATAGGTTTCAAAAACAGATTCCCAACTTTCTAAATTGAGGTCTAATACCTGATCAAATTCTACAACGTCCTCAAAAGAAGCATTCATACCTTGACCATAAAAAGGGACAATGGCATGTGCCGAATCTCCCATTAGTAAGGTATTGCCTTTATAATGCCAAGGGGAGCATTTTACGGTACCCAAAGGCGCTGTTGGGTTTTCGAAGAAATCTTCAACAAGGTTAGGCATGAGCGTTAAAGCATCTGGAAATTCTTTTTTAAAGAATGCCGTGACCATTTCTGGTGTGGTGAGGTTATTAAAGTTGTACTCACCTTCATTATAGCTTAAAAAGAGCGTTACCGTAAAACTTCCATCAAGATTTGGTAAAGCAATGACCATAAAGTCACCTCTAGGCCAAATGTGTAATGCGTTTTTATAGGTTTTATAGTCTCCATTTTCCGAAGGAAGTATAGAGAGCTCTTTATAACCATGCGTAAGATAATCTTGTGAAAAACTAAAAAGGAATTTTTTAGCGAGGTAGTAGCTTTTTCTCAAAGCAGAACCCGCACCATCTGTAGCGATGATACAATCAGCATCTTCTACAAATTCTTCTTTACTCGTGTAATCTTGAAAGAGTGCCGTTGTTTTTTCGAAGTCAACCGATTTGCATTTTTTATTGAAATGAATGGTGACATTTTCATGTTTTTCGGCTTCGTTTAACAATAGAGCATTTAATTCTCCTCTAGAAATGGAATTAATGTATTCATAATCGCGACCGCTATAGTTAGATAAAAATGTATTTCCTTCTCTATCATGCAGCATTCTCCCGTTCATGGGAATACATAGGGCCTTAACTTGATCTTCTAAGCCTACTAACTTCATGGCTTTATTCCCTCTATCTGAAAAAGAAAGGTTGATAGAGCGCCCGGCAGAAATATCTGTCTTACGCAAATCTGGTCGCATTTCATAGACGGTAACATGGTAACCACGTTGGCCTAGACGCAATGCAAGAAGGCTTCCGCAGAGACCTGCGCCAATAATGAGTATGTTTTGTTGTTTCATATAATGTTGGTCTAATCAGTCAAAATGAGATTTAAAGCTCTTTCAACTTACTCCAAATATTTTAATTTAAAATCGTCTTTAATCGTGCTACTAATTTATAAACATCCTCAAAAGAGTTGTACAGAGGGATTGGCGCACACCTAATCACGTCTGGTTCTCTCCAATCTGTAATGACACCAGCATCCATTAATTTTTGATGAAGACTTTTATCGGCATTCTTGACTTGAATGGATAATTGGCATCCACGCTCATCGGGATGAGATGGTGTAATGATGTTAATGTCAGGATTGTTGAGGTCTTGTATTAGAAACTCAAAATACCCTGTCAATGCTTTCGATTTTTTACAGAGGTTATCAAAACCAGCCTCTTCAAAAACATCTAAAGAAGCACGAATAGCAGCCATTGATAAAATGGGAGGGTTGCTCAGCTGCCAGCCTTCTGCACCAGGGAGTTGGTCAAATTCATCTCGCATTCTAAAACGGGTTTCTTTGTTGTGAGACCACCATCCTGTAAAGCGGTTAAGATCTTTTTTGTGAGCATGTCGCTCGTGCACGAAAGCACCTGAAAGGCTTCCAGGTCCTGAGTTTAAATACTTGTAAGTACACCACACTGCAAAATCTGCTCCAGATTCATGAAGGTTGAGTTGTACATTACCCGCACCGTGCGCACAATCGAAACCTACCAAGCAGCCATGTTGTCTCCCTAATTCTGTAATGCGTTTGAGGTCAAAAAACTGTCCAGTATAATAATTAACGCCACCAATCATAATGAGAGCAATGGTATCCCCTTGTTCTTTTAATATGGTCTCTAGATCATCATAATTGGCTAAAACTTCATGCGCTCTAGATTTCCATAAAACGAGTCCATCTTTTTGATCAAAACCATGATGACGCAATTGCGACTCCATAGCATATTTATCACTGGGGAAGGCATCGGCTTCTATTAAAATTTTATAGCGTTTGGACGTGGGTTTGTAAAAACTCACCATCATGAGGTGTAAGTTGACCGTAAGAGAGTTCATCACTACAACTTCTATAGGTTTTGCACCAACAATATTGGCCATGGTCTCTGTTAGATACTCATGGTAATGCAACCACGGGTTTTTAGCTTCGGTATGGCCTTCAACGCCTAGTTTTGCCCAATCATCTAGCTCTTGGTTTACATAGGCTTTACTTATTTTAGGTTGTAGGCCTAAGGAGTTCCCCGTCATGTAAATGAGATCATTTCCTTGGTGATCCTTCGGAATATGAAACTGGCTTCTAAAGCCGGCGAGTTGGTCGTTTTGGTCTTGCTTTTTAGCAAAATCGAGACCCAGTTGATAGTTGGTCAAGGTGTTTTTGTTTTTGGTATCCCAACAAAAATAGGAATAATTATGCTAGAACGGAAGGGTATGATAGGGGTTTATTCCAAAGAAAACGGACGAATCTTGCAATGGTTTTTTTTATATCTTTAAAGCAGTAGCTATGAATTAAAAGAGCCTAAGCCGGCAAATAGACCTATGGAAAAAACAAAAGAGTATAGCAATGGTGAAATGACGATTATTTGGAAGCCAGAGACCTGCATCCATTCTGGTATTTGCGTTAAAGGTCTTGGTGAAGTTTTTCAGCCCAAGGAAAAACCTTGGATTAAAATTGAAGCAGCTAGCACAGACCAATTGATAAAGCAGGTCAAAGCTTGTCCTTCTGGAGCGCTAAGTTATTATATGAATGATGAAAAATCAAACAAACAAACTCCTGTAGAAACTAAAATTGAAGTCCAGAAAAATGGGCCCTTATTAGTTCACGGAACGGTGCATTTAACTCATGGCAACAAACAAGAAGTCAAAAACCAAACTACGGCTTTTTGTAGGTGCGGTGCGTCTAGCAAAAAGCCCTTTTGCGATGGCACGCACGTAAGAAGTGGTTTTGAAGGATAGTTTAAGAGGAATTAAAGAAAAAGCGCAGCAACTATCTAGTTGCTGCGCTTTGAATATATAGACGCCGTTGGCGGGATTTTATATCATTATATACGTCCGCACCACGGTTTTAAGATCTTTGATTGATCTCAAAATTGCATTTTTTAGGATTTTTTTATGAATTGAATCTTAAGATTTGAATGTCTATTTTTTGAAATCAATAGCGATATTGGTAAAATAGAGTTTAAAATCACCATCAGATCGCACATGGTCTTTGGCAATCTTGATGCCATTAAAATCCTCGTAATTTTCGAAGGAGGTCACCATAGAAGGCGCTTCGCTATTGCCCTTTCTATAAACCCATTCTTCTATCATATACGCTTCATTGAAATAGAAATCATACGCGTCTCCAGGCGTATAGCCACCATCATTGCTATAGGTT
Proteins encoded in this window:
- a CDS encoding SDR family oxidoreductase; protein product: MNLELNNRYALVCGSTAGIGKATAMALAAEGAQITLIARNEDKLKATLAELPQHRDHDYIVADFSNPMELKDKVEAYVNTNHGFHILVNNTGGPAGGPVFSAEISEFESAFTQHLKCNHVLVQALVPFMKSENYGRIVNVISTSVKQPLDGLGVSNTIRGAVANWSKTLANELGQFGITVNNVLPGATGTERLTEIIKNKSAKTGTSVDEAAEGMKNAVPAKRFAEPEELADAITFLASARAGYISGINLPVDGGRTKSL
- a CDS encoding aldehyde dehydrogenase, translated to MNIKNYINGSFQNPIDNQWLDNFNPSNGEVYGQIPNSSKLDVESAYQAAASAFPSWSKTTLEERSRILIKISEALEANLQRFAEAESKDNGKPVSLAKTVDIPRAASNFRFFGNAITQFSSESHDSVGQDAINYTLRQPIGVVGCISPWNLPLYLFTWKIAPALAAGNCVVAKPSEITPMTAYLLGEICNDAGLPKGVLNIVHGLGTSTGQAIIEHPSIKAISFTGGTSTGAHIARVAAPMFKKLSLELGGKNPNIIFADCDYDDMLDTTVRSSFANQGQICLCGSRIFVENSIYERFKTDFVHKVKALKVGHPSHQSTNIGALVSKPHLKKVKKYIEIAKEEGGSILCGGHQVQLKGYENGYYLEPTVIEVKSDECRVNQEEIFGPVVTLMPFQTEDQVLDMANKVKYGLSATLWTNDLKRTMRMSNQLQAGIVWVNTWMMRDLRTPFGGVKASGVGREGGFEALRFFTEAKNVCIKY
- a CDS encoding RidA family protein, with the protein product MNTDTTHNSETKGTNVSPRGAYPHVKRIGDFIFVSGTSSRLPDNSIAGVDIIDDMGTKRLNAEVQTREVLKNIDKNLNTVGASLKDVVDVTSFLVNMNDFAGYNKAYAEFFEKETGPTRTTVAVHQLPHPDLVVEIKVMAYKKEQ
- the kynU gene encoding kynureninase — its product is MTNYQLGLDFAKKQDQNDQLAGFRSQFHIPKDHQGNDLIYMTGNSLGLQPKISKAYVNQELDDWAKLGVEGHTEAKNPWLHYHEYLTETMANIVGAKPIEVVVMNSLTVNLHLMMVSFYKPTSKRYKILIEADAFPSDKYAMESQLRHHGFDQKDGLVLWKSRAHEVLANYDDLETILKEQGDTIALIMIGGVNYYTGQFFDLKRITELGRQHGCLVGFDCAHGAGNVQLNLHESGADFAVWCTYKYLNSGPGSLSGAFVHERHAHKKDLNRFTGWWSHNKETRFRMRDEFDQLPGAEGWQLSNPPILSMAAIRASLDVFEEAGFDNLCKKSKALTGYFEFLIQDLNNPDINIITPSHPDERGCQLSIQVKNADKSLHQKLMDAGVITDWREPDVIRCAPIPLYNSFEDVYKLVARLKTILN
- a CDS encoding (4Fe-4S)-binding protein; the encoded protein is MEKTKEYSNGEMTIIWKPETCIHSGICVKGLGEVFQPKEKPWIKIEAASTDQLIKQVKACPSGALSYYMNDEKSNKQTPVETKIEVQKNGPLLVHGTVHLTHGNKQEVKNQTTAFCRCGASSKKPFCDGTHVRSGFEG
- a CDS encoding NAD(P)/FAD-dependent oxidoreductase; this translates as MKQQNILIIGAGLCGSLLALRLGQRGYHVTVYEMRPDLRKTDISAGRSINLSFSDRGNKAMKLVGLEDQVKALCIPMNGRMLHDREGNTFLSNYSGRDYEYINSISRGELNALLLNEAEKHENVTIHFNKKCKSVDFEKTTALFQDYTSKEEFVEDADCIIATDGAGSALRKSYYLAKKFLFSFSQDYLTHGYKELSILPSENGDYKTYKNALHIWPRGDFMVIALPNLDGSFTVTLFLSYNEGEYNFNNLTTPEMVTAFFKKEFPDALTLMPNLVEDFFENPTAPLGTVKCSPWHYKGNTLLMGDSAHAIVPFYGQGMNASFEDVVEFDQVLDLNLESWESVFETYEKRRKKDTDAIADLAIDNFYEMKDHVANPIFQEKRKIEMALEKTFPKAYSSKYSLVTFNEDIGYREAMLKGRAQDKAILNMLSDGDIKPDDDLKIILEKVQLETTAILEDDKIAGLA
- a CDS encoding 3-hydroxyanthranilate 3,4-dioxygenase, yielding MSNLVSPINFKAWIEENRHLLKPPVGNKVVWKDGDFIVMVVGGPNSRKDYHYNETPEFFYQVEGDMVLKIIDNGTPKDVHIKEGDIYLLPPKVPHSPQRGANTVGLVIEYKRPGGMRDALLWFCENCTTKLYEEDFTVENIETDMPKIFDKYYNDKDKRKCPNCGEVMQPPKKVQLEQ
- a CDS encoding O-methyltransferase; this encodes MNFLPDQLDQYIVSHSQDEPDLLQQLTRETHLKILQPIMLSGAYQGRVLSMISKLIKPKTILEIGTFTGYATLCLAEGLQPDGEIHTIDINEELFDFQRKYFDKSAYGAQIHQHLGSALDVIPQLTQNFDLIFIDADKPNYSNYFHLIIDKLNPGGIILSDNVLWHGKVVEPLDEKDISTKAVVDYNSLLKNDSRIETVVLPIRDGLTISRKKEN
- a CDS encoding amidohydrolase family protein produces the protein MEKRKLRINGHSHLLPYPEEIPQFMKDKGIFWVDKDRKFMLQKDWNRPITDSSFFLDEKLAWMERFHLDHAVVLNLSQLYGNGLRVEEMKQALRFQNDFNAKIQRENPSKFTCGFVVHPGFVRGACWEIERCVEELGLQLLCLPTHYMDTIGTWRCIFDEENEPIFELADKYNLAVEVHPYDGEKFIKLENTAWRFHLIWMLAQCADAYHFLTLNGYQDKYPNMRTCFAHGGQLAQINLGRRIQGFDGRPDLFEGKSHPRKAVGHPNIFFDTLVHDTGGLQLLIKNQGSKQVLMGLDDPYPLGEMESIKQSSYPGKILDLAMERDIITEDEKNAIWEDNVIRWLCGKDEKAKTSLVNRILGN
- a CDS encoding twin-arginine translocase TatA/TatE family subunit, producing MIQLTTFLFIGTTEVIFILLIVVMVFGADKLPEIARGMGKGMRMLRDASTDIKSEITKTVDKQGINTNITKDVTDEINKVKDDLEKFTGSVSRGPKNGL